AGGCATACGCAGGGCTTTCGCTTCAGGCTTACCAACTGTTAATATGCCGCTGCGTTGCTGCTGAAACCTGCCCTTTGGTCCGGGCGGTCTCAGGATTGGGGTTCCCAGCTTTTGACGGCTTCGAAGAAGGCGCGGGCGTGATCGACCGGCACGAAGGGCAGAATGCCGTGTCCGAGGTTGGCGATGTAGCGCTGCGCACCGAAACGGTCAATCATGCGGTGCACCTGCTTCGTGATGTCCGCGGGGGACGATAAGAGCCGGGCAGGATCGAAATTTCCTTGCAGCGTTATTTCGTTGCGGGTGAGCTGACGCGCGTACTCCGGGGTGATGCACCAGTCCACCCCCAGCGCGGCGGCTTTGGTGCGGTAAGCGACACCTTCAAGCGCGTACCAGCTGCCTTTGGGGTACAGAATCAACGGTACTTCGGTGATAGCGTCGGAAATCTGCTTCAGGTAGGGGAACGCTATTTCGTTGAAGTCTTCGGGGGAAAGCAATCCGCTCCAGGAGTCGAACACCTGTACGGCCTGTGCACCGGCAGCGATTTGTGCTTTCAGGTACCGGATAGTCGTTTCTGCAATTACCGAAAGAACGTGTTTTGCCGCTTCCGGATGCTGAAAATAGAAGGCTTTGGCTTTGGCAAAGTCTTTGGAGCCGCGGCCTTCAACGAGGTAGCAAAAGAGGGTCCACGGTGCGCCCGCAAAACCGATGAGCGCAGCTTCGCCGTTAAGGGCGTGACGCGTGAGGGTGAGGGCTTCCATTACGTAGTGCAGGCGGTCGTGTACATCGGGTACCGCGAGGGCAAGGGCCTGCTCAGGCGTGGTGACCGGGGTAGGGATGCGGGGACCTTCGCCGGGATTGAGCGTGACTTCTACGCCCATGGCTTGGAGTACCACGAGGATGTCGGAGAAAATGATGGCGGCGTCAGGGGCGAAGCGGCGGATGGGCTGCATGGTGATTTCGCAGGCAAGGTCAGGCGTTTCGACCCGCTCGAAGAAGGTGTACTTTGCGCGGAGTTCCATGTATTCCGGCAGGTAGCGCCCCGCCTGTCTCATCATCCAAACCGGCGGACGGCTTACTTCTTCGCCGCGCAGGGCTTTTAACAGCAAATCATTTTTGAGTTCAGGAAAAGGGTTGCTCATACGTTAACAGTGGTTTTAGGATGGATGACGGTTTTCGGATTTTTTGCGCGCTGACTGTCTTTGTGAGATGGCCTGATCAGCATGTTATAATGCAGACGGTTGTCATTGGTTAAAATAGTGATGAATGGCACGTATTATGTGTGCGGTTGAGGGTTCTGCTGCTTCAAGTACGGGATTGAAGCGGGCTTCGCGCAGGGCCTGAGCCGTTGTGCTGCCGATGGCAAAAGCGGGCAGTGCTGCGCCGGGGCTGCCCGGAAGCTGTTGCCAGGCCTGTACGGCACCCGGGCTGTAGAAGGCAAGGGCGTTCAGGTTTTCGGGGATGTTCGCGGGTCTGAGTGCCTGCGCCCGATAACAGCTTATGTGGTAATAGCGGATGCCAGCTGCCTGCAGGATTTCGCGGGCTTCGGGCCGGGGCTGTGCGGCGGCAAAGTGCCAGACGTTTTCACCCGGTTTGAGGCGGGTTGCCATGAGCCTGCCGGTTGCGGTGCCGTGCTGTGCGTCCGCGGCGGGCTGTTGGGCTTGGATGCCGGCTTCGGCGAGCCGCTGCGCCGTTCGGGCACCAACTGCAAAAATGAGCGGCGGGAGGCTGATGTGCCGCTGAACGGGAAGAAAGGCTTCAACGGCATTCCGGCTGGTAAATAAAAAAGCTGCGGGCTTGGGAAGACTGCTGCAACGGGCCCGGATTTCATCACCCGAAAAGAAGGACAGCGCGGTTAGCGGTTCTGTCTCAGCCTGTATGCCGAGGGCGGCTGCCTGCGTGATTTCTGCTTCACTGAGGGCGCGGGTGAACCAAACCCGAACGGGCAGCTGTGCCATTACTCGGGATCTTTGCGGATTTCCGCGAGAATATCCATTACGGTGTCGCGCTCCATCATGGCTTCGGCAGCGCGGTCGGCCATGCTCGCCGCATGCTCGACCGGCATGTTCATGGCGATTTCTTCACGACGGTGCCCGTCGAGGGAAGTCAGCACCGCTTTAAACTGCACCTGACCGCCGTACATTTCGGCAAAGGCACCGAGCGGGGCGGAACAACCGCCTTCGAGTACCTGCAGAAAGCGGCGCTCTACCCGCGTGCACAGCGCGGTCGTAGCATGATGAAGAAGACCAATTGCGCGGTTGAGGTCAGGGCGGTTGTCGCGGGCCATTACGGCTACGGCTCCCTGCGCCGGGGCGGGAATCATCCAGTCAAGGTAGGCGGAAATGTTGCCGTCGAGGCCTACCCGCTTGAGTCCGGCGGCGGCAAAAATAGCGCCGTCCCAGTTGTTTTCGTTGAGTTTGCGCAGGCGGGTGTGCACATTACCGCGGATGTCGGTGAGGCGGTGTTTGGGGTACTGCCCGAGCCACTGTCCGCCCCGCCGGTGACTGCTTGTGGCAATGGTGGCGGTGTACTCAGGATCCGTCAGGAAATCAGCGTCTTTGCGGGCAACGAGCACATCGCGGGGATCTTCACGTTCGAGAATCGCGATTACGGCCAGCCCTTCGGGGGTTTGGGTCGGGATGTCCTTAAAAGAGTGCACGGCGATATCGACTTCATCGCGGAGAAGGGCGTCGTCGAGGGCTTTGGTAAAAACGCCTTTGCCCCCGAGCAGGGGCAGCGGCGTATCCAACACCTGATCCCCTTCTGTTTTAATAAACACCAGCTCAGTTTTGAACCCGTGCTGTTTGAGTCCGGCAGCAACATGCTCGGCCTGCCAGGTGGCCAGAATGCTATCCCGCGTGCCAATGCGTATGGTCTTAAACCCCATTACTCAGACTTCGTCCCCGATTTTATACATATCGTGAATGATACGGGTAACTTCTTCGGTACGCCCCTGATTTTCTTTAAGATGCTCGATGGAGTGCGCTACAATTTTGTTGATGATGCGCTGCGTGAGATGTTCGACCTGCGTCATCGTTTCTTCATTCATCTTATGGCGGAACCGCTCAATTTCTTTACGCCTGATCTGATCGAACTTGGTGTTGATAGCCCGAATGGTCGGGACTACGCGCAGCTCTGACAGCCAGGTACACCATTGATCGAATTCTTCTTCGATGATGCGTTCTACATGCGGGATGTTGGCCTGACGTTCGCGGAAGGTTTCGTCGAGGGTATCACTGAGCATGTCCATGTTGATGAGGTGGACAAAAGGCATTTCCCCGACTTCATCAGCGATATTACGCGGCACGGATAAGTCGATCATCAGCTTTTCGCCGGCTTCGGGATCGCATAAATCCATGTGACCGTGATTAATTACGGCATGCGAAGCGCCGGTAGCTACAATGATGAGGTCAGCCCGGGCAATTTCGATATCGATGTTTTTGATCGGGGCTACATTTACCGGAAAGCGCATGCTTAGGCGCTCTGCACGGGTCATGTTCCGGTTGATGACTGTTACATCCGAAGCGCCCATTGCGATCAGGTTTTTGCAGGTCACCTTCCCGATTTTGCCTGCACCGACGAGCAACACTTTTTTGCCGGTCAGCTTTTTCATGCGGCGCTTGGCGAGCTGAACGGCTGCATAGGCCGTAGAAGCCGCGCCCATGCCGAGGCTGGTTTCGTTGCGGGTGCGCTTGTGCGTGCGGGTTACACTCTGCATGAGCCGGTGAATGACGGAATCAGCCAAACCGAGATCAGAAGACAGGCGGTAAGATTCTTTCACCTGCTTGATAATCTGCAGGTCGCCCAGAATCTGTGCTTCCAGCCCGACCGCTACCCGGTAAAAATGCCGGAGTGCGTGTTCGCCATGGCGGATAAAGCCATACTCCTTGAATTCGCCCATCGAGCCTTTGGAATGCTTGCAAAAGAGAATGGAAAGCAATTCCGCGTCCGAGGTTGTGGCAAAGATCTCGGTGCGGTTACAGGTTGAGACGATAATCATACCGCTGATACCCTGTACTTTCGCGTCTTCGAGTAAGGTTGACTGCTCTTCCCACGAGAGGCTGAACTTCTCCCTTACCCGCACATCTGCAAGGTGATGGTTAATTCCGATAAGTGTAAATTTTTCTAACAGTATGCTTTTATCCATAAACGATCTGAAGGTTAAGAAGCGACCATCTCTGCGGGTGCTTCTTGGGATACATCCTGTTTTTGGGAGGTATCCAATACATGCGACATAATTTTGAGTGTTTCATCGGCCAGGGCTTTGATGAAGAGGGGGTGATTATTCAGCCCCGGCATAACTTCAAGCCCTTCAATGTGAAGGCCTTCTTCTTCGATATCTTCGCGGAGCTCGATATTCAGCTCCATAGCTGTTTCAATATGATCGGTTACAAAAGCTACCGGTACCATCAGCAAGTGCTTGATACCGTAGCGAATGAGCCGGAATACAAGATCTTCGGTGTTGGGCTGCGTCCATTTCTGAGGACCAACCCTGCTTTGGAAGCCGACCCAGTACTGCTTGTCCCGGCCGCGAAGCTTCATCACTGCTTCTACGGTTTCATTAATCTGACGGGTGTAGGGGTCGCCGCTTTCCACTTCAATGAGCGGGGTTCCGTGTGCCGTAAAGACCAGGTGAACTTTATCGCGGTCTTCGGGCTTGAATCTTTCGAGCGCTTCGTTGATGCGGTCGTTCATGGCATGCAGGAAGTCGCTGTTCAGATGGTAATCTTTGACGATGTATTCCTGCCAGTCAACTTTCTTCTTCCAGGCTTTATGTTCTTT
This genomic stretch from Cyclonatronum proteinivorum harbors:
- a CDS encoding uroporphyrinogen-III synthase, which translates into the protein MAQLPVRVWFTRALSEAEITQAAALGIQAETEPLTALSFFSGDEIRARCSSLPKPAAFLFTSRNAVEAFLPVQRHISLPPLIFAVGARTAQRLAEAGIQAQQPAADAQHGTATGRLMATRLKPGENVWHFAAAQPRPEAREILQAAGIRYYHISCYRAQALRPANIPENLNALAFYSPGAVQAWQQLPGSPGAALPAFAIGSTTAQALREARFNPVLEAAEPSTAHIIRAIHHYFNQ
- the hemE gene encoding uroporphyrinogen decarboxylase is translated as MSNPFPELKNDLLLKALRGEEVSRPPVWMMRQAGRYLPEYMELRAKYTFFERVETPDLACEITMQPIRRFAPDAAIIFSDILVVLQAMGVEVTLNPGEGPRIPTPVTTPEQALALAVPDVHDRLHYVMEALTLTRHALNGEAALIGFAGAPWTLFCYLVEGRGSKDFAKAKAFYFQHPEAAKHVLSVIAETTIRYLKAQIAAGAQAVQVFDSWSGLLSPEDFNEIAFPYLKQISDAITEVPLILYPKGSWYALEGVAYRTKAAALGVDWCITPEYARQLTRNEITLQGNFDPARLLSSPADITKQVHRMIDRFGAQRYIANLGHGILPFVPVDHARAFFEAVKSWEPQS
- the hemH gene encoding ferrochelatase — its product is MSETKKNIGVVIMNLGGPTSEDNIKIFLYNLFRDPDIIRLGGGFWQDKLAKLISTIRAKKIVEDYQEINYCTKGCTGSKYCFNRQNKVVSTCCSPINGLTELQRRSLEKYFKEHVPEHNFKVYTAMRYWLPFTDQVMNEIREDGMDHVVLLPLYPQFSWTTSGSSFREWENWKKEHKAWKKKVDWQEYIVKDYHLNSDFLHAMNDRINEALERFKPEDRDKVHLVFTAHGTPLIEVESGDPYTRQINETVEAVMKLRGRDKQYWVGFQSRVGPQKWTQPNTEDLVFRLIRYGIKHLLMVPVAFVTDHIETAMELNIELREDIEEEGLHIEGLEVMPGLNNHPLFIKALADETLKIMSHVLDTSQKQDVSQEAPAEMVAS
- the hemA gene encoding glutamyl-tRNA reductase; the encoded protein is MDKSILLEKFTLIGINHHLADVRVREKFSLSWEEQSTLLEDAKVQGISGMIIVSTCNRTEIFATTSDAELLSILFCKHSKGSMGEFKEYGFIRHGEHALRHFYRVAVGLEAQILGDLQIIKQVKESYRLSSDLGLADSVIHRLMQSVTRTHKRTRNETSLGMGAASTAYAAVQLAKRRMKKLTGKKVLLVGAGKIGKVTCKNLIAMGASDVTVINRNMTRAERLSMRFPVNVAPIKNIDIEIARADLIIVATGASHAVINHGHMDLCDPEAGEKLMIDLSVPRNIADEVGEMPFVHLINMDMLSDTLDETFRERQANIPHVERIIEEEFDQWCTWLSELRVVPTIRAINTKFDQIRRKEIERFRHKMNEETMTQVEHLTQRIINKIVAHSIEHLKENQGRTEEVTRIIHDMYKIGDEV
- the hemC gene encoding hydroxymethylbilane synthase, translating into MGFKTIRIGTRDSILATWQAEHVAAGLKQHGFKTELVFIKTEGDQVLDTPLPLLGGKGVFTKALDDALLRDEVDIAVHSFKDIPTQTPEGLAVIAILEREDPRDVLVARKDADFLTDPEYTATIATSSHRRGGQWLGQYPKHRLTDIRGNVHTRLRKLNENNWDGAIFAAAGLKRVGLDGNISAYLDWMIPAPAQGAVAVMARDNRPDLNRAIGLLHHATTALCTRVERRFLQVLEGGCSAPLGAFAEMYGGQVQFKAVLTSLDGHRREEIAMNMPVEHAASMADRAAEAMMERDTVMDILAEIRKDPE